The uncultured Bacteroides sp. DNA segment CGCTACACATTTTTCCGGCTTTACATTTAATTTTTCTGCAACAGTGAGGTAAACGTATGGACTCGGTTTTCCTTCTATTTCATGTTCTGCCGACGAAGTGGCATCAAAATATTGGTGGAGATTTAATCTATTCAATACAACAGGTATTAATGCTGATGGTGAATTTGTGGCTAATCCTATCTTATAACCTTTACGTTTTAAGTTCTTTATAAATTCTCCTATGCCGCTAACTGCTGTTCCCTCTTTTTCAATTAGAAATGTAACGCGCTCTACTACTCCATTCTCAACTTCTTTCAGCGTTTTACCCTTCCAGGGATACCGATTGAACCAGAATTCAGTGACTTCAGTGGTAGTCAAAGTTTCTGTAATTTTGCATAATTCCTCGGATAATTTCACACCTACAGATGAGAAGACTTCTTTCTCGGCCCTTTTCCATATCTGTTCTGAATCAATGATTACTCCATCCATATCGAAAATGATGGCTTCAATTCTATTTTCTGTTTTCCGGATCATATTTTATTGTTAGAAATGCATCAAACTGATTTTGCGGAAATAAATACAGCAACAAGATATAAAGAAAGTGTTATGGCACTTTATTCATATCATCACTTTTAATATAAAATAAGGTATATGCGCAACTTTATACGAATGCTTTTGTTAATTCCATAACTCCACCAATGAAATCTAAACAGTTTGTTAAAACCGCGAATATAAAACATTGATGGAAGTTTATGCGCTACTACTCGTATTGTTTGATGCCACTTTCCCGGCTGATATACCTGAAGCAAGACTAAACAATGAATTAAAAAAATAGGTATTTTTTAAAATTAAACTTATGAGTAAAAATATATCAGATCAACTAGTAGATACACTGGTTGAAGCAGGCATTCAACGAATTTATGCCGTAACAGGTGACAGTCTTAATCATGTAAATGAAGCAATCCATCGTAATAAAAAAATTAAATGGATTCATGTTCGTAATGAAGAAACCGCTGCCTTTGCAGCAGGTGCCGAAGCGCAATTAAAGGGCTTGGCATGTTGTGCCGGTAGTAGTGGCCCTGGACATGTTCATCTGATCAATGGTTTGTATGACGCTCATCGTTCATCGGCTTCTGTCTTAGCTATTGCTTCGACTATCCCCACCAAAGAATTTGGTACTGCTTATTTTCAGGAAACAAACACCATCAAACTTTTTGATGATTGCAGTTGCTAT contains these protein-coding regions:
- the hxpB gene encoding hexitol phosphatase HxpB; translation: MIRKTENRIEAIIFDMDGVIIDSEQIWKRAEKEVFSSVGVKLSEELCKITETLTTTEVTEFWFNRYPWKGKTLKEVENGVVERVTFLIEKEGTAVSGIGEFIKNLKRKGYKIGLATNSPSALIPVVLNRLNLHQYFDATSSAEHEIEGKPSPYVYLTVAEKLNVKPEKCVAIEDSSSGLLAAKKAGMKTVLIHKNDVENKNANYRISHYNQFDFSILS